The DNA sequence TCTCGCCGATCGGGGTTCGCCTGCTAGCCGCGAGCAGTTGGTTGAAGAGTTCGGTCTGACCACCGAAGACCAGCTCGAAGCCCTGCGCCGCCGTCTGCGCGCCATGGAACGCGACGCTCAACTGATCTACACCCGGCGCGGCACTTATGCCCCTGTGGATAAACTCGACCTGATCCTGGGCCGCATCGCCGGTCACCGCGATGGCTTCGGCTTTCTGATTCCGGACGACGGCAGCGATGACTTGTTCATGAGCCCGGCGCAAATGCGCCTGGTGTTCGACGGTGACCGGGCGCTGGCCCGCGTGTCCGGCCTGGACCGCCGCGGTCGTCGTGAAGGCGTGATCGTCGAGGTGGTGTCCCGTGCCCACGAAAGCATCGTCGGCCGTTACTTCGAAGAAGGCGGCATCGGCTTCGTCGTCGCCGACAACCCGAAGATCCAGCAGGAAGTGCTGGTCACCCCAGGCCGTAACGCCAACGCCAAGGTCGGTCAGTTCGTCGAGGTGAAGATCACTCATTGGCCAACCCCGCGCTTTCAGCCTCAGGGCGATGTGGTCGAAGTGGTCGGCAACTATATGGCGCCGGGCATGGAGATCGATGTTGCCCTGCGCACCTACGACATCCCGCACGTCTGGCCGGAAGCGGTCCTCAAGGAAGCCGCCAAGCTCAAGCCGGAAGTCGAGGAGAAGGACAAAGAGAAGCGCATCGACCTGCGCCACTTGCCGTTCGTCACCATCGACGGTGAAGACGCCCGGGACTTCGACGATGCGGTCTACTGCGAAGCCAAGCCTGGCAAGTTGCGCCTGTTCTCCGGCGGCTGGAAGCTGTACGTCGCCATTGCCGACGTCTCCAGTTATGTGAAGCTCGGTTCGGCGCTGGATACCGAAGCCCAGGTGCGCGGTAACTCGGTGTACTTCCCCGAGCGCGTCGTGCCGATGCTGCCTGAGCAACTGTCCAACGGGTTGTGCTCGCTCAACCCGCAGGTCGATCGCCTGGCCATGGTCTGCGAAATGACCATCTCCAAATCCGGCGAAATGACCGATTACTGCTTCTATGAAGCGGTGATCCATTCTCATGCTCGCCTGACCTACAACAAGGTCAGCGCCATGCTGGAAACGCCAAAGCTGGCCGAGTCGCGCAAGCTTCGCGGTGAATACACCGACGTCGTGCCGCACCTCAAGGAGCTGTACTCGCTCTACAAAGTGCTGCTCGCGGCCCGTCATGTGCGCGGTGCGATCGATTTTGAAACCCAGGAAACCCGGATCATTTTCGGCTCCGAGCGCAAGATCGCCGAGATTCGTCCGACGGTGCGCAACGATGCTCACAAACTGATCGAGGAATGCATGCTGGCCGCCAACGTGGCCACTGCCGAATTCCTGAAGAAACACGAAATCCCTGCGCTGTACCGGGTCCACGACGGTCCGCCGCCGGAGCGTCTGGAAAAACTGCGGGCGTTCCTCGGTGAACTCGGCCTGTCCCTGCACAAGGGCAAGGACGGTCCGTCGCCCAAGGATTACCAGGCCTTGCTGGCCAGTATCAAGGACCGCCCGGACTTCCACCTGATCCAGACCGTCATGCTGCGCTCGTTGAGCCAGGCGGTGTACAGCGCCGATAACCAGGGCCACTTCGGCCTGAATTACGAAGCCTATACCCACTTCACTTCGCCGATCCGCCGCTACCCCGATCTGCTCACGCACCGGGCGATCCGCAGCGTCATCCATTCGAAGATGAACACCCCGCACGTCAAGCGTGCCGGTGCGATGAGCATTCCGAAGGCGCGCATCTATCCGTACGACGAAGCAGCCCTTGAGCAACTCGGCGAGCAGTGCTCGATGAGTGAGCGTCGTGCCGACGAAGCAACTCGCGACGTCGTGAACTGGCTCAAGTGTGAGTTCATGAAAGATCGCGTGGGTGAGTCGTTCCCGGGCGTGATCACTGCCGTGACCGGTTTTGGCCTGTTCGTCGAACTGACCGACATCTACGTCGAAGGTCTGGTGCACGTCACCGCGCTGCCGGGCGATTACTACCACTTCGACCCTGTGCACCACCGCTTGGCGGGCGAGCGCACCGGCCGCAGTTTCCGGCTTGGCGATACCGTCGAGGTGCGGGTGATGCGCGTCGACCTCGACGAACGCAAGATCGACTTCGAGATGGCCGAAAAAACCATCAGCGCGCCGATCGGCCGCAAGAAGCGCGGTAGCGAAACCGCCGCGCCTGCGGCCAAGACCGCCGCCGAACCTGCGTCGTCCAAGTCCGGGCGTCGCGGCCCGGCCAAGGAAAAAGCCGTCGAGGCCTATCGTCCGAGCGATGCGGCGGCGAAAAACGCCGAGCTGCGCAAAAGCCGTGAAATGAAGCAGGCGTTGCTTGCCGAAGCCAAAAGCGGTGGTAAAGCGGCGTCTGGGGGAAAGGCCGGACGGTCGGCCCCGGACAAGGCGACCAGCAAGCCGAGCAAGCACCGTAAAGGCCCGCCAAAAGCGGGCTCAGCCCCAGCCAAAAGCGGCGGGGCGCGTAAACCCAAGGCCAAGTCATGAGTCAGTTGGAAAAAATCTACGGCGTGCATGCCGTGGAGGCGTTGCTGCGTCATCACCCCAAGCGGGTCAAGCAGATCTGGTTGGCGGAAGGCCGCAGTGATCCGCGGGTCCAGACGCTGATCGAGTTGGCCAGCGAAAGTCGTGTGGCGGTCGGCCAGGCTGAGCGGCGCGAGATGGATGCCTGGGTCGAAGGCGTGCACCAAGGCGTTGTGGCCGAAGTCAGCCCCAGCCAGGTCTGGGGCGAGGCGATGCTCGACGAGCTGCTCGATCGCACCGAGGGTGCGCCATTGTTGCTGGTGCTGGACGGCGTGACCGATCCGCATAACCTCGGCGCTTGCCTGCGTTCGGCGGATGCGGCCGGTGCGTTGGCGGTCATTGTACCTAAAGACAAGTCGGCGACGTTGACACCGGTGGTGCGTAAAGTCGCCTGCGGCGCGGCGGAAGTGATTCCGCTGGTGGCCGTGACCAACCTGGCGCGTACCCTGGAGAAACTCCAGCAGCGCGGCCTGTGGGTGGTCGGTACGGCGGGCGAGGCAGAGGTCAGTATTTATGACCAGGACCTGACTGGTCCGACCATCCTGATCATGGGCGCCGAGGGCAAGGGCATGCGTCGCCTGACCCGTGAGCATTGCGATTACCTGGTCAAGCTGCCGATGGCGGGCAGCGTCAGCAGCCTCAACGTCTCAGTCGCGACCGGTGTGTGCCTGTTCGAGGCCCTGCGCCAGCGTAGCGTGAAGGCTGTCGCCAAGAAGCCTTAAGCCAGACGCAAGTCAAATGTGGGAGCGAGCTTGCTCGGGAAGGCGGCGTATCAGTGACATAAATGTTGCCTGGCGCGCCGCTTTCGCGAGCAAGCTCGCTCCCACAGTGTTTTGTGTTTGGGCAAAGATTGGTGGTTGTTCAAATAATCACCAATTGCCTTGCGCCTCCCTCGACCCTTCTCTACAATTGCGCCCCTTGCTGTGATGGCAGGCACTTATGTGTCTAGCGTCCACAAGTCCATAAGTGTCATTCACTCCTTGTCTGACCGTTTTTGAGCGGCAGGCTACAACCCGTAAGGAGCATTCATGCGTCATTACGAAATCATCTTTTTGGTCCACCCGGATCAAAGCGAGCAAGTCGGCGGCATGGTTGAGCGTTACACCAAGCTGATCGAAGAAGACGGCGGCAAAATCCACCGTCTGGAAGATTGGGGCCGTCGTCAACTGGCCTACGCAATCAACAATGTTCACAAGGCTCACTACGTGATGCTGAACGTTGAGTGCACCGGCAAGGCCCTGGCCGAGCTGGAAGACAACTTCCGCTACAACGATGCAGTGATCCGTAACCTGGTCATCCGTCGCGAAGAAGCCGTCACCGGCCAATCCGAGATGCTCAAGGCTGAAGAAAACCGCAGTGAGCGCCGTGAGCGTCGCGACCGTCCTGAGCACTCTGACAGCGCCGAAGGCGATGACAGCGATAGCGACAGCGACAACAGCGATAACGCTGACGAGTAATCCACGGACCTTTTAAGGAGCCAATCACATGGCACGTTTCTTCCGTCGTCGTAAATTCTGCCGCTTCACCGCTGAAGACGTGAAAGAGATCGATTACAAAGATCTCAACACTCTGAAAGCCTACGTATCCGAGACCGGCAAAATCGTTCCAAGCCGTATCACCGGTACCAAAGCTCGTTATCAGCGTCAGCTGGCCACCGCTATCAAGCGCGCCCGCTTCCTGGCCCTGCTGGCCTACACCGACAGCCACGGCCGCTGAGACCGGGCAGTCGACACGTAGCAAAGGATTGAATGCATGCGCGCCTTAGCTGAGTTCATCATGCGCGGTCGTATGCAGGCCACTCTGGTAGTGGCTGGATGCGCGGCATTGCCGTTGTTGTATTGGTTGGGTGCTGCCGCGGGAAGTCTTGTACTCCTGCGGCGCGGATTGAAGGACGCCCTTGGCGTTCTTGCTCTGGGACTGCTGCCAGCTTTGTTCTGGTGGTTGTATGCCGCTGACCCGCGGGCACTCATGGTGCTGCTGGGGTCTTCGACGCTGGCGTTGGTGTTGCGCGCAAGCGAATCCTGGAACCGCGTGCTGCTGGTCAGCATAGCGATGGGAGTGGTGTTTTCAGTGGTGCTCGGGGTGGCTTTCGAACCCCAGATCGAGATGCTGTCGCAGGCTTTGATAAAAATCCTGCCCGAGGCTCTTGGTGATCTCTACCAGCAGATGTCGGTAGAGGAGCAGGCGCGTTTCGCGTCCCTGATTGCACCGGTCCTGACCGGCCTGATTGCGGCCTTGTTGCAAATCGTCAGTGTGCTGAGCCTGATCATTGGGCGCTACTGGCAGGCGTTGTTGTACAACCCGGGTGGTTTTGGTCGCGAATTTCGCGCCATCCGATTCCCGCTTGGGCTGGCGATGTTGCTGCTGGCGGGCATGCTTCTGGGGCCGAACTTCGGTGCTCAGATGGCCATGCTCACGCCGTTGTGCAGCGTACCGCTGGTCTTTGCCGCCCTGGCCCTGATTCACGGGCTGGTGGCGCAAAAGCGACTGGCCAGGTTCTGGCTGGTGGGGTTGTACGTCACGTTGTTGCTGTTCATGCAGCTGATCTATCCGTTGCTGGTGGTCTTGGCCATCGTCGACAGCCTGATTGATTTTCGCGGTCGTATGGCGCCGAAAGACGCCGACAACGCGAACGGTGAAGGTTAAAAGTTAGAGGATTTTCACATGCAACTGATCCTTCTGGAAAAAATCGCCAACCTGGGCAACCTGGGCGACAAAGTAAACGTTAAGGCCGGTTACGGCCGTAACTACCTGCTGCCTTTCGGCAAAGCCACCGCTGCGACCGCTGCCAACCTGGCTGCGTTCGAAGAGCGTCGCGCTGAGCTGGAAAAAGCCGCCGCAGACCGTAAAGCATCGGCTGAAAGCCGTGCTGCCCAACTGGCCGAGCTGGAAGTGACCATCACTGCCACCGCTGGCGACGAAGGCAAGCTGTTCGGTTCGATCGGTACTCACGACATCGCTGACGCACTGACCGCCTCCGGCGTTGAAGTAGCGAAAAGCGAAGTTCGTCTGCCGAACGGCACCATCCGCAACGTAGGCGAATTCGACGTAGCCGTGCACCTGCACGCCGAAGTTGAAGCCACCGTACGCGTTGTCGTGGTAGCAGCTTAAGCAACACCTGTCGGCTGGCACCCTCGGGTGCTAGTCGGTAACATCGGGCACGATCCTGTTTACAGGTCGTGCCCTTTGTCTTTCTGTAGTTCCTGATTTTCTTAAACCCCCTGCGTTTCCCAAAGAATCAAGTGGCCATGAACGAAATCACCGCTCCTGAGCAATACGATCTGCAAACCGCTGCCCTGAAGGTGCCGCCGCATTCCATCGAGGCCGAACAGGCTGTGCTCGGTGGTCTGATGCTGGACAACAACGCCTGGGAACGCGTGCTCGATCAAGTCTCCGACGGCGATTTCTATCGACATGACCACCGCCTGATTTTCCGTGCGATCGCCAAGTTGGCCGATCAGAACATGCCGATCGACGTCGTCACCCTGTCCGAGCAGTTGGACAAGGAAGGCCAGAC is a window from the Pseudomonas brassicacearum genome containing:
- the rnr gene encoding ribonuclease R, whose protein sequence is MADWQSLDPEAAREAEKYENPIPSRELILAHLADRGSPASREQLVEEFGLTTEDQLEALRRRLRAMERDAQLIYTRRGTYAPVDKLDLILGRIAGHRDGFGFLIPDDGSDDLFMSPAQMRLVFDGDRALARVSGLDRRGRREGVIVEVVSRAHESIVGRYFEEGGIGFVVADNPKIQQEVLVTPGRNANAKVGQFVEVKITHWPTPRFQPQGDVVEVVGNYMAPGMEIDVALRTYDIPHVWPEAVLKEAAKLKPEVEEKDKEKRIDLRHLPFVTIDGEDARDFDDAVYCEAKPGKLRLFSGGWKLYVAIADVSSYVKLGSALDTEAQVRGNSVYFPERVVPMLPEQLSNGLCSLNPQVDRLAMVCEMTISKSGEMTDYCFYEAVIHSHARLTYNKVSAMLETPKLAESRKLRGEYTDVVPHLKELYSLYKVLLAARHVRGAIDFETQETRIIFGSERKIAEIRPTVRNDAHKLIEECMLAANVATAEFLKKHEIPALYRVHDGPPPERLEKLRAFLGELGLSLHKGKDGPSPKDYQALLASIKDRPDFHLIQTVMLRSLSQAVYSADNQGHFGLNYEAYTHFTSPIRRYPDLLTHRAIRSVIHSKMNTPHVKRAGAMSIPKARIYPYDEAALEQLGEQCSMSERRADEATRDVVNWLKCEFMKDRVGESFPGVITAVTGFGLFVELTDIYVEGLVHVTALPGDYYHFDPVHHRLAGERTGRSFRLGDTVEVRVMRVDLDERKIDFEMAEKTISAPIGRKKRGSETAAPAAKTAAEPASSKSGRRGPAKEKAVEAYRPSDAAAKNAELRKSREMKQALLAEAKSGGKAASGGKAGRSAPDKATSKPSKHRKGPPKAGSAPAKSGGARKPKAKS
- the rlmB gene encoding 23S rRNA (guanosine(2251)-2'-O)-methyltransferase RlmB, whose protein sequence is MSQLEKIYGVHAVEALLRHHPKRVKQIWLAEGRSDPRVQTLIELASESRVAVGQAERREMDAWVEGVHQGVVAEVSPSQVWGEAMLDELLDRTEGAPLLLVLDGVTDPHNLGACLRSADAAGALAVIVPKDKSATLTPVVRKVACGAAEVIPLVAVTNLARTLEKLQQRGLWVVGTAGEAEVSIYDQDLTGPTILIMGAEGKGMRRLTREHCDYLVKLPMAGSVSSLNVSVATGVCLFEALRQRSVKAVAKKP
- the rpsF gene encoding 30S ribosomal protein S6, giving the protein MRHYEIIFLVHPDQSEQVGGMVERYTKLIEEDGGKIHRLEDWGRRQLAYAINNVHKAHYVMLNVECTGKALAELEDNFRYNDAVIRNLVIRREEAVTGQSEMLKAEENRSERRERRDRPEHSDSAEGDDSDSDSDNSDNADE
- the rpsR gene encoding 30S ribosomal protein S18 — its product is MARFFRRRKFCRFTAEDVKEIDYKDLNTLKAYVSETGKIVPSRITGTKARYQRQLATAIKRARFLALLAYTDSHGR
- the rplI gene encoding 50S ribosomal protein L9: MQLILLEKIANLGNLGDKVNVKAGYGRNYLLPFGKATAATAANLAAFEERRAELEKAAADRKASAESRAAQLAELEVTITATAGDEGKLFGSIGTHDIADALTASGVEVAKSEVRLPNGTIRNVGEFDVAVHLHAEVEATVRVVVVAA